From the Lolium rigidum isolate FL_2022 chromosome 2, APGP_CSIRO_Lrig_0.1, whole genome shotgun sequence genome, one window contains:
- the LOC124690881 gene encoding wall-associated receptor kinase 3-like, giving the protein MSVLPFSLAAAMFPAVAVVAALLLWPLGAMARCTTHCGNISIPYPFGVEPGCYHHGGFNLTCDHSHSPPQLFLGDGTVQVLAIDLPNGMVRVNVATSGLHTGEINGTWRAGGPGYAADGPYFLAEGRNNLVALGCNVQVLLLRQDNALVSSCSPFCLQANTIQSFRICSGIGCCQATILEGRPSYKIQFLEVGIGYPSLMDDYRVLIVESDYSFNVREYFDGDYGNTVPAMLAWAITNSVCHTNGSSSSCRSKHSFCQNYTTDFGYDEHGHNCWCSGGYQGNPYISHGCYDIDECKHPEAYPCYGICVNMPGTFHCRCHDGTHGDPFIKQGCLSFKTTKIFTGLRIGLVVSGGAVILLMAFTAPFLTRKIKLNRANKLKKRLFKQNHGLLLQQLISQKTDFGERMIIPLLDLEKATNNFDRTREAGGGGHGVVYKGILDLLVVAIKKSKIVVQREIDDFINEVAILSQINHRNIVKLIGCCLETEVPLLVYEFISNGTLDHHLHVEGPISLAWDDRIRIALEVARALSYLHSASSMPIYHRDIKSSNILLDDNLTAKVSDFGASRYIPIDQTGVTTAVQGTIGYLDPMYYYTGRLTDKSDVFSFGVLLVELLTRKKPFLYRSGGDGVGLVSHFVSLLAEGNLDEIIDPQVTEEENGEVKEVATLAAMCIQLKGEDRPAMREVEMKLEILRFKSMNVAPDTSSWRSGGDQTRTRYMPIGRVTVETSRQYSMEEEILLSARYPR; this is encoded by the exons ATGAGTGTTTTGCCCTTCTCCCTCGCAGCTGCAATGTTCCCTGCTGTTGCCGTGGTTGCCGCGCTGCTGCTGTGGCCGTTGGGCGCCATGGCACGCTGCACCACCCACTGCGGCAACATCAGCATCCCCTACCCCTTCGGAGTGGAGCCTGGCTGCTACcaccacggcggcttcaacctcaCCTGCGACCACTCGCACAGCCCGCCGCAGCTGTTCCTCGGCGACGGCACCGTTCAGGTGCTCGCCATCGATCTGCCCAACGGCATGGTGCGTGTCAATGTCGCCACTTCGGGGCTGCATACTGGTGAGATAAACGGCACGTGGCGCGCCGGTGGCCCGGGATACGCTGCCGACGGGCCATACTTCCTAGCGGAAGGGCGGAACAACTTAGTAGCACTGGGGTGCAACGTCCAAGTCCTCCTCCTGCGACAAGATAACGCCCTTGTCAGCTCTTGCTCTCCTTTCTGCCTGCAGGCAAATACTATACAGAGCTTCCGTATCTGCTCCGGCATCGGTTGTTGCCAGGCAACCATACTTGAGGGTCGCCCGTCTTACAAAATCCAGTTTTTGGAGGTTGGCATCGGTTATCCTTCACTGATGGATGATTACCGAGTGTTGATTGTAGAATCGGACTATTCTTTTAACGTCAGGGAGTATTTTGATGGCGATTATGGTAACACGGTCCCTGCCATGCTAGCCTGGGCGATCACCAACTCGGTATGTCATACCAATGGATCTTCGTCTTCATGCCGCAGTAAACACAGCTTTTGTCAAAACTATACCACCGATTTTGGTTATGATGAA CATGGGCATAATTGTTGGTGTTCAGGTGGATACCAAGGCAACCCATACATCTCCCATGGCTGCTACG ACATTGACGAGTGTAAACACCCGGAAGCATATCCATGTTATGGAATCTGCGTCAATATGCCCGGCACTTTCCATTGCCGGTGTCATGATGGTACCCACGGAGATCCCTTCATAAAACAGGGATGTTTGAGCttcaaaacaacaaaaatatttacAG GTTTGAGAATAGGTCTAGTGGTCAGCGGTGGCGCAGTTATCTTGCTTATGGCATTTACTGCCCCTTTTCTTACACGGAAAATCAAGTTAAATAGAGCAAACAAGCTGAAAAAAAGATTATTCAAGCAAAATCATGGGTTGTTGTTGCAACAGCTAATATCACAGAAAACAGATTTTGGTGAAAGGATGATAATTCCCTTGTTGGATCTAGAAAAGGCCACAAACAATTTTGACAGAACTCGAGAGGCTGGTGGTGGAGGTCATGGTGTTGTTTATAAAGGAATTCTAGACCTACTAGTTGTCGCCATCAAGAAATCCAAGATTGTCGTACAAAGAGAAATCGATGACTTCATAAATGAGGTTGCAATTCTTTCTCAGATCAACCACAGGAATATTGTGAAGCTAATCGGATGCTGTCTTGAGACAGAAGTCCCGTTGCTAGTTTATGAGTTCATTTCAAATGGTACTCTTGACCATCATCTACATGTTGAAGGCCCGATATCACTAGCATGGGATGATAGAATAAGGATTGCACTTGAAGTTGCCAGAGCTCTGTCCTATCTTCATTCAGCTTCTTCGATGCCAATTTATCATAGGGATATTAAATCATCTAACATACTTCTTGATGATAATTTGACAGCAAAGGTATCGGATTTTGGAGCTTCAAGATACATCCCAATAGACCAAACAGGGGTGACTACAGCCGTACAGGGAACAATAGGCTACTTAGACCCCATGTACTATTATACTGGTCGGCTAACAGACAAGAGTGATGTTTTCAGTTTTGGTGTTCTTCTCGTAGAACTCCTAACTAGAAAAAAACCATTCCTCTACCGTTCCGGGGGTGATGGTGTTGGTCTTGTTTCACATTTCGTTTCGCTGCTCGCTGAAGGCAACCTTGATGAGATAATAGATCCTCAAGTCACGGAAGAGGAAAATGGAGAAGTCAAGGAAGTTGCTACACTAGCGGCCATGTGCATTCAATTGAAGGGAGAAGACCGGCCTGCAATGAGGGAAGTGGAAATGAAACTCGAAATTTTGAGATTTAAAAGCATGAATGTGGCACCTGATACTTCATCGTGGAGATCCGGTGGGGATCAAACTAGGACTCGGTACATGCCAATTGGAAGAGTTACCGTGGAAACAAGCAGACAGTACAGTATGGAAGAAGAAATATTGCTGTCTGCAAggtatcctcgatga
- the LOC124693390 gene encoding uncharacterized protein LOC124693390 codes for MGAGSSCAAGAPSSRRRPRIGLGGCFGGGSSAGDGGGGLAAAASSSSASSSSRARQVETLRAERELAGLDFRPSLSAKDLRHTSEPDPRVHPSSSTISHHLRFNHLDCREDKEDALGVKNPETSGLESSSGKDAMIRGNAEIAMGRELVEHAPRNVHADTVCITEAGGSISQSDFHSSLMSSERIMSDLEDAQIALHRNPSAAVLASERSDISLTSLTPVLPATLTTSSVIGESTPDATPSRADVPVVSGSIGQIGGSTLHDDMISIFSNDGPGHSRDSSSSESRRNHRMVIWDALSRRGSRGYLDSDTDDLGSRWLDLGDDLFGDEVEEARYFHRRRHGSVRVNQYSRSRIREHRRAIFDSGNGQSTAACPLGIHQIGRCTCDSFLVAEESSARASVSRIVMLTEALFEVLDEIHRQSSSLSLSMVSVQAPESVVNALPCKSYKKLVTAQCSADLEQCHICLTEYEDGDQIRTLPCKHEFHLQCVDKWLKEVHRVCPLCRGDVCEGGAS; via the exons ATGGGCGCCGGGAGCAGCTGCGCCGCCGgcgcgccgtcgtcgcggcgcCGGCCGCGGATCGGCCTCGGCGGGTGCTTCGGGGGCGGATCCtccgccggcgacggcggcggggggctcgccgcggccgcctcctcctcgtccgcctcaTCCTCCTCGCGCGCTCGTCAG GTCGAAACTCTGCGAGCAGAGCGAGAGCTGGCTGGGCTGGATTTCCGTCCTTCTCTGTCTGCCAAGGATCTTCGCCACACCAGCGAGCCTGATCCGAGAGTGCATCCGTCTTCGAGCACCATAAGTCACCATCTCAGGTTCAATCACTTGGACTGTCGTGAGGACAAGGAGGATGCGCTGGGGGTCAAAAATCCCGAGACAAGTGGTCTGGAGAGCTCATCGGGAAAGGATGCCATGATTAGGGGCAATGCTGAGATAGCTATGGGGAGAGAGCTTGTAGAGCATGCACCTCGTAATGTTCATGCTGACACAGTTTGCATTACAGAAGCTGGTGGCTCTATATCTCAATCTGATTTCCATTCCTCGCTGATGTCATCTGAAAGGATCATGTCTGACCTGGAAGATGCACAGATAGCTCTCCACAGGAACCCATCTGCAGCTGTTCTGGCAAGTGAAAGATCAGATATTTCTCTAACCAGCTTAACACCCGTGTTGCCTGCTACTTTAACCACATCATCCGTCATTGGAGAATCAACTCCGGATGCAACTCCTAGCAGAGCAGATGTTCCAGTGGTCAGCGGATCCATCGGTCAGATTGGTGGAAGTACATTGCATGATGACATGATtagcattttctcaaatgatggccCAGGACACTCTAGAGATTCGAGCAGCAGTGAATcaagaagaaatcatagaatggtTATATGGGATGCACTTTCGAGACGTGGCTCTAGAGGTTATCTAGATTCTGACACTGATGATCTAGGTAGTAGATGGCTAGACCTTGGTGATGACCTTTTTGGAGATGAGGTTGAGGAGGCACGATACTTTCATCGCAGACGCCATGGTTCAGTAAGAGTAAACCAGTATTCAAGATCTCGG ATTAGGGAGCATCGCCGTGCTATTTTTGATAGTGGGAATGGACAAAGTACTGCTGCTTGTCCTTTGGGGATTCACCAAATTGGCAGATGCACCTGTGATTCTTTCCTGGTCGCTGAAGAATCTAGTGCTCGAGCAAGTGTATCAAGAATTGTCATGTTAACCGAGGCATTGTTTGAG GTATTGGATGAAATTCATCGGCAGTCCTCATCACTTTCACTTTCCATGGTCTCTGTTCAAGCTCCAGAATCTGTGGTTAATGCATTACCATGTAAGAGCTACAAAAAGCTTGTGACAGCCCAATGCAGTGCTGATTTGGAACA GTGTCATATCTGCTTAACTGAATATGAGGATGGAGATCAGATAAGGACTCTCCCGTGCAAAcacgagtttcacctgcagtgcGTGGACAAGTGGCTTAAAGAAGTACACAG GGTGTGCCCGTTGTGCCGTGGGGATGTCTGCGAAGGTGGCGCCTCCTGA